One genomic window of Pseudomonas aeruginosa includes the following:
- a CDS encoding TorF family putative porin, translating into MLKHLLVLTCALLASSSALAQVMARDLGDFELKLATSPTRSMAQGLVTPGSSGSFHGGLDLSHESGWYIGNWTSNLDPGKPTEIDSYAGFKRPLNNRLGYEMGLIRYSRPEQPANDAAELYGGLSIFGSRLGAALSSDPGRNDTTLFADLGVNPPFGFDVTLKYGNHRLDNPASLSGGGYVSVFNDWSVNLSRPWLGIDLNLSYSGTSLTGSDCSAYSGHNSYCDTTFMLKASRPFF; encoded by the coding sequence ATGCTCAAGCACCTGCTCGTGCTCACCTGTGCCCTGCTCGCCAGCTCCTCGGCCCTGGCCCAGGTGATGGCCCGCGACCTGGGCGATTTCGAACTCAAGCTGGCCACCAGTCCGACCCGCAGCATGGCCCAGGGCCTGGTCACCCCGGGCAGCTCCGGCAGTTTCCACGGCGGCCTCGACCTAAGCCACGAAAGTGGCTGGTACATCGGCAACTGGACCTCCAACCTCGACCCCGGCAAGCCCACCGAGATCGACTCCTACGCCGGCTTCAAGCGCCCGCTGAACAACCGCCTGGGCTACGAAATGGGCCTGATCCGCTACAGCCGCCCGGAGCAGCCGGCCAACGACGCAGCCGAACTCTACGGCGGCCTGTCGATCTTCGGCAGCCGGCTCGGCGCGGCCCTGAGCAGCGACCCGGGGCGCAACGACACCACCCTGTTCGCCGACCTCGGGGTCAACCCGCCGTTCGGTTTCGACGTCACCCTGAAGTACGGCAACCATCGCCTGGACAACCCGGCGAGCCTCAGCGGCGGGGGCTACGTGAGCGTCTTCAACGACTGGTCGGTGAACCTCTCGCGGCCCTGGCTGGGCATCGACCTGAACCTGTCCTACAGCGGCACCAGCCTGACCGGCAGCGATTGCAGCGCCTACTCGGGACACAACAGCTACTGCGACACCACGTTCATGCTGAAGGCGTCGCGTCCGTTCTTCTGA
- the roeA gene encoding diguanylate cyclase RoeA: protein MARTTLESIQHAIEVNSSLALPIALENLSRLTHLALLTVPFNLIHILVFSLKDFRPDLGHQLWRQEIMYAHGAMALLFGGIGLLALWLRRQPPKLWRMRLLILLGGAGIIGFGVAIACIDQRITSNITPLLLACFACAMFILIRPAYAVPFYGLAMLAFEVAMDHAQADPQLRLSNQANGLTAFGLGLLLSLILWHGHVRNLRQQRKLELQRQELEEKNRQLEYLAGHDPLTGLFNRREFDQLVLMELARIARQPQPLSLLMVDLDHFKYINDRYGHPFGDEVIRHAANLLRGNTRSSDSVARLGGEEFLLLLPDTAEQQARSLAEKLRERLEGTPLATQDGVLCLTASFGVASLDGGGQASYEQLYSAADQALYRAKSSGRNRVEVIRLASLAESLR, encoded by the coding sequence GTGGCCAGAACGACGCTCGAATCGATCCAGCACGCCATCGAGGTGAATTCGTCCCTGGCCCTTCCCATCGCCCTGGAGAATCTCTCGCGTCTGACCCACCTCGCGCTGCTGACCGTCCCCTTCAACCTGATCCACATCCTGGTGTTTTCCCTCAAGGACTTCCGCCCGGACCTCGGCCATCAGCTCTGGCGCCAGGAAATCATGTACGCCCATGGCGCCATGGCCCTGCTCTTCGGCGGCATCGGCCTGCTCGCGCTATGGCTGCGCCGCCAGCCGCCCAAGCTGTGGCGCATGCGCCTGCTGATCCTGCTGGGCGGCGCAGGGATCATAGGCTTCGGCGTCGCCATCGCCTGCATCGACCAGCGCATCACCAGCAACATCACGCCGCTGCTGCTGGCCTGTTTCGCCTGCGCCATGTTCATCCTGATCCGCCCGGCCTACGCGGTGCCCTTCTACGGTCTGGCGATGCTGGCCTTCGAGGTGGCGATGGACCACGCCCAGGCCGACCCGCAACTGCGCCTGTCGAACCAGGCCAACGGCCTCACCGCGTTCGGCCTCGGCCTGCTGCTGTCGCTGATCCTCTGGCACGGCCACGTGCGCAACCTGCGCCAGCAACGCAAGCTGGAGTTGCAGCGGCAGGAGCTGGAGGAGAAGAATCGCCAGTTGGAGTACCTGGCCGGTCACGACCCGCTGACCGGCCTGTTCAATCGTCGCGAATTCGACCAGCTGGTGCTCATGGAACTCGCACGCATCGCTCGCCAACCGCAGCCGCTGAGCCTGCTGATGGTCGACCTGGATCACTTCAAGTACATCAACGACCGCTATGGGCACCCCTTCGGCGACGAGGTCATCCGCCATGCCGCCAACCTGCTGCGCGGCAATACCCGTAGCAGCGACAGCGTGGCGCGCCTGGGCGGGGAAGAATTCCTCCTGCTCCTGCCCGACACCGCCGAGCAGCAGGCTCGCAGCCTTGCGGAAAAACTCCGCGAACGCCTCGAAGGTACCCCGCTGGCGACGCAGGACGGCGTGCTCTGCCTGACCGCCAGCTTCGGCGTGGCCAGCCTCGACGGAGGCGGCCAGGCCAGCTACGAGCAGCTCTACAGCGCCGCCGACCAGGCTCTCTACCGGGCCAAGAGCAGCGGTCGCAACCGGGTGGAAGTGATTCGCCTGGCCAGCCTCGCGGAAAGCCTGCGGTAA